One region of Deinococcus yavapaiensis KR-236 genomic DNA includes:
- a CDS encoding HD domain-containing protein, with protein sequence MTSSPSLSPRFESALVFAARLHAVQTRKGSGTPYVAHLLGVTSLVLEFGGSEDEAIAGLLHDALEDGPTNTGRSALDIAGEIEESFGDEVARLMWGCTDAAPDERGVKAPWAERKVAYLDRLALKDASTLLVSGADKLYNVRAILLDFLTSDVGETVFERFTAGRSGTLWYYERLAETFERRAQDEDVRERRGLVALIRELRRTVDALQHAAGSSRVKSRDFDPTRL encoded by the coding sequence ATGACCTCTTCCCCGTCCTTGTCGCCCCGCTTCGAGTCGGCCCTCGTGTTCGCCGCGCGCCTGCATGCCGTGCAGACCCGCAAGGGCAGCGGTACGCCGTACGTCGCGCACCTGCTGGGCGTGACGAGCCTCGTGCTGGAGTTCGGCGGTTCGGAGGACGAGGCGATCGCGGGCCTGCTGCACGACGCGCTGGAGGACGGCCCGACGAACACGGGGCGCAGCGCGCTCGACATCGCCGGCGAAATCGAGGAGTCGTTCGGCGACGAGGTCGCGCGTCTCATGTGGGGTTGCACGGACGCGGCGCCCGACGAGCGTGGCGTGAAGGCGCCGTGGGCCGAGCGCAAGGTGGCGTACCTGGATCGCTTGGCCCTCAAGGACGCCTCGACGCTTCTGGTGTCGGGCGCCGACAAGCTGTACAACGTGCGGGCGATCCTGCTGGACTTCCTGACGAGCGACGTCGGTGAGACCGTGTTCGAGCGGTTCACGGCGGGACGTTCGGGCACGCTGTGGTATTACGAGCGACTCGCCGAGACGTTCGAGCGTCGCGCGCAAGACGAGGACGTGCGGGAGCGCCGTGGCTTGGTCGCGCTGATTCGCGAGCTTCGCCGCACGGTGGACGCGCTTCAGCACGCGGCGGGAAGTTCGCGTGTGAAGTCGCGCGACTTCGACCCGACACGACTTTGA
- a CDS encoding ABC transporter ATP-binding protein encodes MLQVLTELAPYLRRHTRQYVIGAVAVVLTAFFVTLSPRVLARAIDAVRSGQADTATLTRFAATLGAIALGAACFNLLQRRQMIVASRQIETELRDDLFTHLTTLDRRFYDRSRTGDLMNLLASDLSTVREVLGPGLNMGSRVTLIAVGALVGMFTLQPLLGTLVAVAAPVMVSAAALLRRRVAARFQASQAQLSDIAARTQENFAGARLVRGYALEQRELEVFEALNEQYVRLNLSLARVEAALPAVMSLLMAAAWLTILLIGGRLVIFGAGLTVGEYVAFTTYLALLAGPVVDIGRMLNIYQRGATSWSRLQRLLLERPRVADSGRTDPSVSELRGDLEFRDVTLQIGGVTLLSHVNLRVQSGTSVGITGRTGAGKSLLAALVARQFDPTEGRVLIDGHDARALPLSVLREHIGFVPQEPFLFSDTLAQNIAFGLAETRDPTGPRVAPPGRVQEAARLAVLDADVQTFPNRYDTMLGERGVTLSGGQRQRTAIARALAREPRILVLDDALSAVDSHTERALLGNLRGVMRGRTVLVVSHRVSALRDLDQIVVLDGGRVVGRGTHDELMAAGGLYTDLVRRQRADDSHDAGENS; translated from the coding sequence ATGCTGCAAGTCCTGACCGAACTCGCGCCCTACCTGCGACGCCACACTCGTCAGTACGTGATAGGCGCGGTCGCGGTCGTCCTGACCGCCTTTTTCGTCACCCTTTCTCCTCGCGTGCTCGCTCGCGCCATCGACGCGGTCCGCAGCGGCCAAGCCGACACGGCCACCTTGACACGCTTCGCCGCCACGCTCGGCGCGATCGCCCTCGGCGCGGCGTGCTTCAACTTGCTGCAACGACGGCAGATGATCGTCGCGTCACGGCAAATCGAGACGGAGTTGCGCGACGACCTGTTCACGCACCTCACCACCCTGGACCGCCGCTTCTACGACCGTTCGCGCACGGGCGACCTCATGAACCTCCTCGCGAGCGACCTCTCGACGGTGCGCGAAGTGCTGGGTCCGGGCCTCAACATGGGAAGCCGCGTGACCCTCATCGCTGTCGGCGCCCTCGTGGGGATGTTCACCTTGCAACCGTTGCTCGGAACCCTCGTCGCCGTCGCCGCGCCCGTCATGGTGAGCGCGGCGGCGTTGCTGCGCCGCCGCGTCGCGGCCCGCTTTCAAGCGTCCCAAGCGCAACTGTCCGACATCGCGGCGCGCACCCAGGAAAACTTTGCGGGCGCGCGCCTCGTACGCGGATACGCCCTCGAACAGCGGGAACTCGAGGTCTTCGAGGCGCTCAACGAGCAGTACGTACGGCTGAACTTGTCGCTCGCGCGCGTCGAGGCCGCCTTGCCCGCCGTGATGAGCTTGCTGATGGCCGCCGCGTGGCTGACGATTCTTCTGATCGGCGGCCGCCTCGTGATCTTCGGGGCGGGCCTCACGGTCGGCGAGTACGTGGCGTTCACGACGTACCTCGCGCTTCTCGCGGGGCCCGTCGTCGACATCGGCCGCATGCTCAACATCTACCAGCGGGGCGCCACCTCGTGGAGCCGCTTGCAGCGTCTGCTGCTCGAACGTCCGCGCGTCGCCGACTCGGGCCGGACCGACCCCTCGGTGTCGGAATTGCGCGGCGACTTGGAATTTCGCGACGTCACGCTGCAAATCGGCGGCGTGACGCTGCTGTCGCACGTGAACTTGCGGGTGCAAAGCGGCACGAGCGTCGGGATCACGGGCCGCACGGGCGCCGGGAAGAGCTTGCTCGCCGCGCTCGTCGCGCGGCAATTCGATCCCACCGAGGGCCGCGTGCTCATCGATGGGCACGACGCGCGCGCCCTTCCCCTCTCCGTGCTGCGCGAACACATCGGCTTCGTGCCTCAAGAGCCGTTCTTGTTCTCGGACACGCTCGCGCAGAACATCGCGTTCGGCCTCGCCGAGACGCGTGACCCGACCGGACCGCGCGTGGCGCCGCCGGGCCGCGTCCAAGAAGCCGCTCGGCTCGCCGTGCTCGACGCGGACGTCCAGACCTTTCCGAATCGGTACGACACGATGCTCGGCGAGCGCGGCGTGACCCTCTCGGGCGGGCAACGCCAGCGCACGGCCATCGCTCGGGCGTTGGCGCGCGAGCCGCGCATCCTCGTACTCGACGACGCCTTGTCCGCCGTGGACAGCCACACCGAGCGCGCGTTGCTCGGCAACTTGCGGGGCGTGATGCGCGGGCGAACCGTCCTCGTGGTGTCGCACCGCGTGTCCGCCCTGAGAGACCTCGACCAGATCGTGGTGCTCGACGGCGGACGCGTCGTGGGGCGAGGCACGCACGACGAATTGATGGCGGCGGGCGGCTTGTACACGGACTTGGTGCGGCGGCAACGCGCGGACGACTCGCACGACGCGGGGGAGAACTCGTGA
- a CDS encoding ABC transporter ATP-binding protein, whose product MTATPAPAPTASEAHLRARLLIFAKPYWRVAALALVTMLTFALVDTALVSVLRRAVDEALAPIGAFRDLTPARRYDRLLGLAEVYGSLALAAFGLRYGQMYVLTQLGQLVVRDLRRALFAKFQRLPLAYFDRNPVGRLMTRVTSDVDAIQQFLTQGLVGLAQDALLLLVFATAMLVYDWRLALVAFGALPVMVLVTSWLRGHMRTAFRETRTRQAIVNANLAENISGMSTVQLFGREARHRHDFGLLNASLLSANLDTIKWYSLFYPTVALIAELGLALTLWYGGLRTLEGAVTIGTLVAMMELLRRLLVPLQDLADKFNILQAAMASAERIFEVLDEPETLPDSPRPRPLRHLAGRVDFEDVWFSYHPSGQDVPDDAWVLRELDLHIQPGESVALVGATGAGKTSVISLVSRFYDVQRGTVKVDGVDVRDYAQRDLRRHVGVVLQDVFLFTGTILSNLTLGDERLSRDRVIEVCRFVGAHDFIVELANGYDTPVQERGATLSTGQKQLLAFARALLQNPDVILVLDEATANIDTETEQRLQEALEKLMMGRTSIIIAHRLSTIEHVDRIVVMRAGRVVEQGRHAELLARNGEYARLHADQRRRVEEA is encoded by the coding sequence GTGACCGCCACGCCCGCGCCCGCTCCGACGGCGTCCGAAGCGCACCTGCGCGCCCGACTGCTGATCTTCGCCAAGCCGTACTGGCGCGTCGCCGCGCTCGCGCTCGTCACGATGCTGACCTTCGCGCTCGTCGACACCGCTCTCGTGAGCGTGCTGCGTCGAGCGGTCGACGAGGCGCTCGCTCCGATCGGCGCGTTTCGCGACCTCACGCCCGCTCGGCGTTACGACCGCCTGCTCGGCCTCGCCGAAGTGTACGGGTCGCTCGCCCTCGCCGCCTTCGGACTGCGGTACGGTCAAATGTACGTTTTGACGCAACTCGGACAACTCGTCGTGCGTGACTTGCGCCGCGCGCTCTTCGCGAAGTTCCAGCGCCTGCCGCTCGCCTACTTCGACCGCAACCCCGTGGGGCGCCTCATGACGCGCGTCACCTCCGACGTGGACGCCATCCAGCAATTCCTGACGCAAGGACTCGTCGGGCTCGCGCAAGACGCGCTGCTGCTGCTCGTGTTCGCCACGGCGATGCTCGTGTACGACTGGCGCCTCGCGCTCGTCGCGTTCGGCGCGCTGCCCGTGATGGTTCTCGTTACGAGTTGGCTGCGCGGCCACATGCGAACGGCCTTTCGCGAAACGCGCACGCGCCAAGCCATCGTCAACGCCAACCTCGCCGAGAACATCTCCGGGATGAGCACCGTGCAACTCTTCGGCCGCGAAGCTCGGCATCGCCACGACTTCGGACTTCTCAACGCGAGCTTGCTGAGCGCGAATCTCGACACCATCAAGTGGTACAGCTTGTTCTACCCGACCGTCGCGCTCATCGCGGAACTCGGCCTCGCGTTGACGCTTTGGTACGGAGGGCTGCGCACCTTGGAAGGCGCGGTCACCATCGGCACGCTCGTCGCGATGATGGAGTTGCTGCGCCGCCTGCTCGTGCCTCTGCAAGACCTCGCCGACAAGTTCAACATTTTGCAAGCCGCCATGGCGAGCGCCGAGCGCATCTTCGAAGTGCTCGACGAACCCGAGACGCTGCCCGACTCGCCGCGGCCACGTCCCCTTCGGCATCTCGCGGGTCGCGTGGATTTCGAAGACGTGTGGTTCTCGTACCATCCGTCCGGCCAAGACGTCCCGGACGACGCTTGGGTGTTGCGCGAACTCGACTTGCACATCCAGCCGGGCGAGAGCGTCGCCCTCGTCGGCGCCACGGGCGCGGGCAAGACGAGCGTCATCAGCCTCGTCAGTCGCTTCTACGACGTGCAGCGCGGCACCGTGAAGGTCGACGGCGTGGACGTGCGCGACTACGCTCAGCGGGACTTGCGGCGGCACGTCGGCGTGGTGCTGCAAGACGTCTTCTTGTTCACGGGAACGATCCTGAGCAACTTGACCCTCGGCGACGAGCGCTTGTCACGCGACCGCGTGATCGAAGTGTGCCGCTTCGTCGGGGCGCACGACTTCATCGTGGAGTTGGCCAACGGATACGACACGCCCGTGCAAGAGCGCGGCGCGACCCTCTCGACGGGACAAAAGCAACTCTTGGCCTTCGCGCGCGCCCTCCTGCAAAACCCGGACGTGATCCTCGTGCTGGACGAAGCGACCGCCAACATCGACACCGAAACCGAGCAGCGTCTGCAAGAAGCGCTTGAGAAGCTGATGATGGGCCGAACGAGCATCATCATCGCGCACCGCTTGTCCACCATCGAGCATGTCGACCGCATCGTGGTGATGCGCGCGGGACGCGTCGTGGAGCAAGGTCGCCACGCGGAACTCCTCGCGCGCAACGGCGAGTACGCACGCTTGCACGCCGATCAGCGTCGGCGCGTCGAGGAGGCTTGA
- a CDS encoding GNAT family N-acetyltransferase, whose translation MRIRPIDPNVDYPRVVDIASRFFTIPPTVERLRETHVSPPAGGLVHRVVAQDATGRLLGYGHAGYDPWDRPGHFFVRVVVDPPARRRGVGRALLNDALAFCRAHEATSVTTSVRDDEARDLAFARSFGFDVAFHTFESVLDVETFDDAPFANVIPSLEASGVRFTTLADEGMTEANKRRLYDLNRAAALDVPDADGTFAPYEEFCRHVFDAHWFRADGQFLAVDGERYVALGALGVHDDIGEGTNAFTGVDRAYRGRHLALAVKLLVIRSARTRGLPRVRTNNNSLNAPILALNRRLGYQPRPGFFTVALEIP comes from the coding sequence GTGCGCATTCGTCCGATCGATCCCAACGTCGACTACCCGCGCGTGGTCGACATCGCTTCCCGGTTCTTCACCATTCCGCCGACGGTCGAACGGCTGCGAGAAACGCACGTCTCCCCTCCTGCGGGCGGCCTCGTGCATCGTGTGGTCGCGCAAGACGCCACGGGCCGCCTTCTCGGGTACGGGCACGCGGGATACGATCCTTGGGACCGACCGGGGCATTTCTTCGTCCGAGTCGTCGTCGATCCGCCCGCGCGGCGGCGCGGCGTGGGACGCGCCTTGTTGAACGACGCCCTCGCCTTTTGTCGAGCCCACGAGGCGACGAGCGTCACGACCTCGGTGCGTGACGACGAGGCGAGGGACCTCGCGTTCGCGCGCTCGTTCGGCTTCGACGTGGCCTTCCACACGTTCGAATCCGTGCTGGACGTCGAGACGTTCGACGACGCGCCCTTCGCGAACGTTATTCCTTCGCTCGAAGCGAGCGGCGTTCGCTTCACCACTCTCGCGGACGAGGGCATGACCGAGGCGAACAAGCGGCGCTTGTACGACCTCAATCGCGCGGCGGCCCTGGATGTACCCGACGCGGACGGGACCTTCGCGCCGTACGAGGAGTTTTGTCGTCACGTGTTCGACGCGCATTGGTTTCGCGCCGACGGGCAGTTCTTGGCGGTGGACGGCGAGCGCTACGTGGCGTTGGGCGCGCTGGGCGTGCACGACGACATCGGCGAGGGTACCAACGCTTTCACGGGCGTCGACCGAGCGTACCGAGGGCGGCATCTCGCCTTGGCGGTGAAGTTGCTCGTCATTCGTTCGGCGAGAACTCGGGGGTTGCCGCGCGTACGAACGAACAACAACTCCCTGAACGCACCGATTCTCGCGTTGAATCGGCGCCTCGGGTATCAGCCGAGGCCGGGCTTCTTCACGGTAGCGCTCGAAATCCCTTGA
- a CDS encoding ester cyclase, producing the protein MTSSNEAELNMRVARQFLDEVWTQGNYENLRALVAPRHVHHFTTFDVHGPEGVREFVRGFKEAFPDASFHVVDIFASADRVAVRASVQATHAETGKRVSYHVIDIFRFEDGRLVERWGELDTAHLTSQLQAPAPK; encoded by the coding sequence ATGACTTCAAGCAACGAAGCCGAGCTGAACATGCGCGTCGCCCGCCAATTCCTCGATGAAGTGTGGACGCAGGGCAACTACGAGAACCTTCGCGCCCTGGTCGCCCCCCGCCACGTGCATCACTTCACCACCTTCGACGTTCATGGCCCCGAAGGCGTTCGAGAGTTCGTCCGAGGCTTCAAAGAGGCGTTTCCTGACGCGTCGTTCCACGTCGTGGACATCTTCGCGAGCGCCGACCGCGTCGCCGTTCGCGCCAGCGTCCAAGCGACGCACGCGGAGACCGGCAAGCGCGTTTCGTACCACGTCATCGACATCTTCCGCTTCGAAGACGGGCGGCTCGTCGAGCGGTGGGGAGAGCTGGACACGGCGCACCTGACGAGCCAACTTCAAGCGCCCGCGCCGAAGTGA
- a CDS encoding LLM class flavin-dependent oxidoreductase, protein MHATSPTHPKRIGFLTFGHWHATGGSRTPTAADALKQTVDLAVEAERIGLDGAYLRVHHFGKSLSTPFPLLAAMAARTERVELGTAVIDMRYENPLALAEQAAITDLLSDGRLQIGVSRGSPESAYRGYEAFGHTPAPGQAPGDYARVKTEQFRAAISATPVVHADRGGAPSVAMLAVQPQSAGLRQRIWWGAGTRQTAEWAGEQGMHLMSSTLLSEDTGVPFDELQAEQIALFRDAWRRSGHAGEPRVSVSRSVLPVTDDFDRLLFGGRDDNDQVGLLEGVRARFGRSYTGAPDEIAEELARDAAVQAADTLLLTVPNQLGVEYNARMLETIARHVAPALGWQPAHERDTTRGALQAR, encoded by the coding sequence ATGCACGCCACGTCCCCCACTCATCCCAAGCGCATCGGCTTTCTCACCTTCGGCCACTGGCACGCCACGGGCGGCTCCCGCACTCCGACCGCCGCCGACGCTCTGAAGCAAACCGTGGACCTCGCCGTCGAAGCCGAGCGCATCGGATTGGACGGCGCCTACCTTCGCGTCCACCACTTCGGCAAGAGCCTCTCCACCCCCTTTCCCCTCCTCGCCGCCATGGCCGCCCGCACCGAACGCGTCGAACTCGGGACGGCCGTCATCGACATGCGCTACGAGAATCCCCTCGCCCTCGCCGAGCAAGCCGCCATCACCGATTTGCTCAGCGACGGCCGACTTCAAATCGGCGTGAGCCGTGGATCTCCCGAGTCCGCCTACCGAGGGTACGAAGCGTTCGGGCACACGCCCGCGCCGGGTCAGGCTCCCGGCGACTACGCCCGCGTCAAGACCGAGCAGTTCCGCGCCGCTATCAGTGCGACGCCCGTCGTCCACGCCGACCGAGGCGGCGCGCCCTCCGTGGCGATGCTGGCCGTTCAACCGCAGTCGGCGGGCCTTCGGCAGCGCATCTGGTGGGGTGCGGGCACGCGTCAGACCGCCGAGTGGGCGGGCGAGCAAGGCATGCACTTGATGTCGTCCACGCTGCTCAGCGAGGACACGGGCGTGCCCTTCGACGAGCTGCAAGCCGAGCAGATCGCCTTGTTCCGAGACGCGTGGCGCCGTTCCGGTCACGCGGGCGAGCCGCGCGTGTCGGTAAGTCGCAGCGTGTTGCCCGTCACGGACGACTTCGACCGCTTGCTGTTCGGCGGGCGCGACGACAACGATCAAGTCGGACTGCTCGAAGGCGTGCGCGCCCGTTTCGGCCGCAGCTACACCGGCGCGCCCGACGAGATCGCCGAGGAACTCGCTCGAGACGCGGCCGTCCAAGCGGCGGACACGCTGCTGCTCACGGTGCCCAACCAGCTTGGCGTGGAGTACAACGCGCGAATGCTGGAGACCATCGCTCGGCACGTCGCGCCCGCCCTGGGCTGGCAACCCGCGCACGAGCGCGACACGACGCGCGGAGCGCTCCAGGCACGCTGA
- a CDS encoding MarR family winged helix-turn-helix transcriptional regulator codes for MGEESTTRHDSRAERRALLVWTLLARTYHHALQEIEATLLDHGLTVMEFDVLAHIDARSGLTQQELAGRLLVTKGNVTYQLTKLEGQHLIERHVTKRCNHLHLTPRGRQVVHDAVVSLKALHTRQFAHLTPEEQRQLTALLRKATSAPSSAHDNATSPHAPLIEV; via the coding sequence ATGGGCGAGGAGAGCACGACCCGACACGACTCACGCGCCGAACGACGCGCCCTCCTCGTGTGGACGCTCTTGGCACGCACCTACCACCACGCCCTCCAAGAAATCGAAGCCACGCTTCTCGACCACGGTCTCACCGTCATGGAGTTCGACGTCCTCGCTCACATCGACGCTCGGTCCGGGCTCACCCAGCAAGAGCTCGCCGGGCGACTCCTCGTCACCAAGGGCAACGTCACGTACCAGCTCACGAAGCTCGAAGGGCAACACCTCATCGAACGTCACGTCACCAAGCGCTGCAACCACCTGCACCTCACTCCCCGTGGCCGCCAAGTCGTCCACGACGCCGTCGTCAGCCTCAAGGCCCTTCACACGCGGCAGTTCGCCCACCTCACGCCCGAAGAGCAGCGGCAACTCACGGCCCTGCTTCGCAAAGCCACGAGCGCCCCGTCCAGTGCGCACGACAACGCCACGAGTCCCCACGCACCCTTGATCGAGGTCTGA
- a CDS encoding DinB family protein, translating to MPYAVEDYVQMFRRHRDALVDLLERLPDESGDTTFWEGGMSITQLVDHLYSTSVGVVDLLSGRPWGKQSPSPSLNAAVARLRDHTPVVVEALSSLSDDDLQSERTVFGGARWPTYQLIDFHREHEVHHKGQLWLMARAVEVEPPFFVRMP from the coding sequence ATGCCGTACGCCGTAGAGGACTATGTGCAAATGTTCCGCAGGCACCGCGACGCGCTCGTCGACTTGCTCGAGCGCCTTCCCGACGAGTCGGGCGACACCACCTTCTGGGAAGGCGGAATGAGCATCACGCAACTGGTAGACCATCTGTACTCGACCAGCGTGGGCGTCGTGGACCTGCTCTCCGGTCGACCCTGGGGAAAGCAATCTCCCTCCCCTTCGCTGAACGCGGCGGTGGCACGGCTTCGCGACCACACCCCGGTCGTCGTCGAGGCGCTCTCGTCGTTGAGCGACGACGATCTTCAGAGCGAGCGGACGGTCTTCGGAGGAGCGCGATGGCCGACGTACCAGCTCATCGATTTCCACCGTGAGCACGAGGTTCACCACAAGGGACAGCTTTGGTTGATGGCGCGAGCCGTCGAGGTCGAGCCACCGTTCTTCGTTCGCATGCCCTGA
- a CDS encoding ATP-binding protein, which translates to MTAPSWHLRMLGTAHLESAHELGLPLERKTAALLAYLALEGPTRRARLSEILWPGTREAAARNNLVHLLRKLKAATGADLVTGGEILALAKDFTVDALTAREIFLRGEYGEFTRFGGEVLQGLTYDDVPDLDEWVEAQRERSREWRRIALRAEVRRLEAEGEYDEALTRAVALLDLDVVSEEAWRSVMRLHYLRGDRPAALKAYHKCEEVLREELGVSPLPDTTELARLIEANRVPSVAPSRGATILPVTVLRPPVLVGREREWALLDEAWRAGKVAYLAGAPGVGKTRLALDFAASKGEFMVNQGRPGDARYPKSSSVRAFHNLYARAPGVEVPDWVKREMARYFPEFVEQGFEAPPISNEVDLLRFHQAMTEFLRLLTSGHQVHVIDDFQYFDEASLEDGAYMYGNGSVSGESQHIAPPICTFRKGELSPGAEAIVRAQLEAGQAVMIELEPLGDAHSDELLSSLGVPASASVRRGAARYAGGNPLFLLETVKHLIETDRLGAAFPERLPPPKKVGELLSKRLERLSAPALQAARAAAVLQSDFDVEQVAETLGAPLMSVAEAWEELEAAQIVQGARFSHDLIYEAVEAGIPGTVRALLHRSAARVLERSGGPSARIAHHWQAGTKPNLAGEWWLRAGEDALAVYQLADAERFFRLAAEVFEAQGEAVRARQAFERAASIRETAAAR; encoded by the coding sequence ATGACCGCGCCCTCTTGGCACCTTCGGATGCTCGGGACCGCTCACCTCGAATCGGCCCACGAGCTCGGCTTGCCGCTCGAGCGCAAGACGGCGGCGTTGCTGGCGTACCTCGCCCTCGAAGGGCCGACGCGGCGCGCGCGGCTCTCGGAGATCTTGTGGCCCGGAACGCGGGAGGCGGCGGCGAGGAACAACCTCGTGCATTTGCTTCGCAAGCTCAAGGCGGCCACGGGCGCCGACCTCGTGACAGGCGGTGAGATTCTCGCGCTCGCCAAGGACTTCACCGTTGACGCCCTCACGGCCCGCGAGATTTTCCTACGTGGTGAGTACGGCGAGTTCACGCGCTTCGGAGGCGAGGTGCTGCAAGGCCTGACCTACGACGACGTTCCCGACCTCGACGAGTGGGTGGAGGCGCAGCGCGAACGCTCGCGCGAGTGGCGACGCATCGCGCTGCGCGCCGAAGTGAGGCGGCTCGAAGCGGAGGGCGAGTACGACGAGGCGCTCACGCGCGCAGTCGCGCTTCTCGACCTCGACGTTGTCTCGGAGGAGGCGTGGCGAAGCGTGATGCGGCTGCACTACCTGCGCGGCGACCGACCCGCCGCCCTCAAGGCGTACCACAAGTGCGAGGAGGTTCTGCGCGAGGAGCTCGGCGTCTCACCACTGCCGGACACGACCGAACTCGCGCGGCTCATCGAAGCGAACCGCGTGCCCTCGGTCGCACCTTCGAGAGGCGCGACGATCCTGCCGGTGACGGTGCTGCGCCCACCGGTTCTCGTGGGTCGCGAGCGCGAGTGGGCACTGTTGGACGAGGCGTGGCGCGCGGGCAAGGTGGCGTACTTGGCGGGCGCACCGGGCGTTGGCAAGACGCGCCTCGCGCTGGACTTCGCCGCGAGCAAGGGCGAATTCATGGTGAATCAGGGGCGGCCCGGTGACGCGCGCTATCCGAAGTCCTCGTCGGTTCGGGCGTTCCACAACCTCTACGCGCGCGCGCCCGGCGTCGAGGTTCCCGACTGGGTCAAGCGCGAGATGGCGCGCTACTTTCCGGAGTTCGTGGAGCAAGGCTTCGAGGCGCCGCCGATCTCGAACGAGGTCGACCTACTGCGTTTCCACCAGGCGATGACGGAGTTCTTGCGGCTTCTCACGAGCGGCCATCAAGTGCACGTCATCGACGATTTTCAGTACTTCGACGAAGCCTCGCTGGAGGACGGCGCCTACATGTACGGCAACGGCAGCGTGTCGGGCGAGTCGCAGCACATCGCTCCGCCGATCTGTACCTTTCGCAAAGGCGAGCTTTCGCCGGGCGCCGAGGCCATCGTGCGCGCCCAACTCGAGGCGGGCCAAGCCGTCATGATCGAGTTGGAGCCTCTCGGGGACGCCCATTCGGACGAGTTGCTGAGTTCGCTCGGAGTGCCCGCGAGCGCCTCCGTGCGGCGCGGCGCGGCGCGGTACGCGGGCGGCAATCCGCTCTTTTTGCTTGAGACCGTCAAGCACCTCATCGAGACCGACCGACTCGGCGCCGCGTTTCCCGAGCGCTTGCCGCCTCCCAAGAAGGTCGGCGAGTTGCTCTCGAAGCGGCTCGAGCGTCTCTCTGCCCCGGCGTTGCAAGCGGCGCGGGCCGCAGCGGTGCTGCAAAGCGACTTCGACGTGGAGCAGGTCGCCGAGACGCTCGGGGCGCCCCTGATGAGCGTGGCGGAGGCGTGGGAGGAGCTCGAGGCGGCTCAGATCGTTCAAGGTGCGCGCTTCTCTCACGACCTCATCTACGAGGCGGTCGAGGCGGGCATTCCCGGCACCGTGCGCGCGCTGCTGCACCGCAGCGCCGCGCGCGTCCTGGAGCGTTCGGGCGGACCCAGCGCGCGAATCGCGCACCATTGGCAGGCGGGGACCAAGCCGAACCTCGCGGGAGAGTGGTGGCTACGGGCGGGCGAGGACGCCCTCGCCGTTTACCAACTCGCCGACGCCGAGCGCTTCTTCCGCTTGGCCGCCGAGGTGTTCGAGGCGCAGGGCGAGGCGGTGCGAGCCCGTCAAGCCTTCGAGCGCGCCGCGTCCATTCGGGAGACGGCGGCGGCACGGTGA